Proteins co-encoded in one Actinobacillus succinogenes 130Z genomic window:
- the frr gene encoding ribosome recycling factor: MINEIKKDAQDRMEKSLEALKGHISKIRTGRAQPSLLDAIQVDYYGAATPLRQLANVVAEDARTLAVTVFDRSLIQAVEKAILTSDLGLNPSSAGTTIRVPLPPLTEERRRDLTKLVKAEGEQGKVAVRNVRRDANEKIKALLKDKEISENEQRKAEDDIQKLTDSFVKKVDEVLADKEKELMDF; the protein is encoded by the coding sequence ATGATCAACGAAATTAAAAAAGACGCACAAGATAGAATGGAAAAAAGCCTTGAAGCATTAAAAGGTCATATTTCGAAAATCCGCACGGGGCGTGCACAACCGTCTCTATTGGATGCTATTCAGGTGGACTATTACGGTGCGGCGACGCCGTTACGTCAATTAGCCAATGTGGTGGCGGAAGATGCACGCACTTTAGCGGTAACCGTATTCGACCGTTCGCTAATTCAAGCGGTAGAAAAAGCGATTTTAACTTCTGATTTAGGTTTAAATCCGTCTTCTGCGGGAACCACCATTCGAGTGCCGCTTCCTCCGCTAACGGAGGAAAGACGTCGCGATTTAACCAAACTGGTTAAAGCTGAAGGCGAGCAAGGCAAAGTCGCGGTTCGTAACGTACGTCGCGATGCCAACGAAAAAATTAAAGCCTTACTGAAAGACAAAGAAATCAGCGAAAACGAACAGCGTAAAGCGGAAGATGACATCCAAAAGCTGACTGACAGTTTCGTGAAAAAAGTGGACGAAGTATTGGCGGATAAAGAAAAAGAATTGATGGATTTCTAA
- the ispC gene encoding 1-deoxy-D-xylulose-5-phosphate reductoisomerase: MKKQNLVILGSTGSIGTSTLSVIEHNSEKYRAFALVGGHNADLMAEQCVKFQPEFAALDDESAAKKLHEKLTALGCKTQVLSGQKAICELAAHPEADQIMAAIVGAAGLLPTLSAVQAGKRVLLANKESLVTCGQIFIDAVKKYGAQLLPVDSEHNAIFQSLPPQAQQKIGFCPLSELGVSKIVLTGSGGPFRYTDLSEFDGITPEQAVAHPNWSMGKKISVDSATMMNKGLEYIEARWLFNAGADDMEVIIHPQSIIHSMVRYVDGSVIAQMGNPDMRTPIAETMAYPNRIVSAVAPLDFYQLNGLTFLQPDFSRYPNLKLAIDAFAAGQYATTAMNAANEVTVEAFLNRQIKFTDIAKVNATVVEKIQPQIISCVDDVLDVDRQARELAESFL; the protein is encoded by the coding sequence ATGAAAAAACAAAATTTAGTGATCTTGGGTTCCACCGGTTCCATCGGTACCAGTACGCTTTCCGTTATTGAACATAATTCTGAAAAATATCGGGCATTTGCCTTGGTCGGCGGGCATAACGCGGATTTAATGGCTGAACAGTGCGTAAAATTTCAGCCCGAATTTGCCGCATTAGACGATGAAAGTGCGGCTAAAAAATTACATGAAAAATTGACCGCACTTGGCTGTAAAACTCAGGTGTTAAGCGGGCAAAAAGCAATTTGCGAATTGGCAGCGCATCCTGAAGCGGATCAAATTATGGCGGCAATCGTTGGGGCCGCCGGTTTATTGCCGACATTGTCTGCCGTGCAGGCAGGAAAACGCGTGCTGTTGGCGAATAAAGAAAGTTTAGTGACGTGCGGACAGATTTTTATCGATGCCGTAAAAAAATACGGTGCGCAATTGTTACCGGTGGATAGCGAACATAATGCGATCTTCCAATCTTTACCGCCGCAAGCGCAACAGAAAATCGGATTTTGTCCGTTGTCTGAATTAGGCGTGAGCAAAATTGTGCTGACCGGTTCGGGCGGACCGTTTCGTTATACGGATTTAAGCGAATTTGACGGCATTACACCGGAACAGGCGGTAGCGCACCCGAATTGGTCCATGGGCAAGAAAATCTCGGTAGACAGCGCTACCATGATGAATAAAGGGCTGGAATATATCGAAGCGCGTTGGTTGTTTAATGCCGGTGCGGATGATATGGAAGTGATTATCCATCCGCAATCCATTATTCATTCTATGGTGCGTTATGTGGACGGTTCGGTCATCGCACAAATGGGGAATCCGGATATGCGTACACCGATTGCCGAAACTATGGCGTATCCGAACCGGATTGTTTCCGCTGTGGCGCCGCTGGATTTTTATCAGTTAAACGGCTTAACTTTTTTACAGCCGGATTTCAGCCGTTATCCGAATTTGAAACTGGCGATAGATGCTTTTGCCGCCGGGCAGTATGCCACTACGGCAATGAATGCGGCGAACGAAGTTACGGTCGAGGCTTTCTTAAACCGTCAAATTAAGTTTACGGATATCGCCAAAGTGAATGCAACGGTAGTAGAAAAAATTCAACCGCAGATTATTTCTTGCGTAGACGATGTGCTGGATGTGGATCGTCAAGCGAGAGAATTAGCCGAATCTTTTCTGTAA
- a CDS encoding 5-formyltetrahydrofolate cyclo-ligase produces the protein MKSISERRAQLRRQIRKTRQNLTALEQIRAAQTVTQKALNLIAQRHAEHIGLYLSFDGEISTRPLIDALWAQRKNVYLPVLHPFCKGYMLFLHYTPETELMPNGLGIPEPRLNVKNILPINRLDIIFTPLVAFDKQGNRLGMGGGFYDRTLQDWHEKNFIAVGLAHQCQQVDELPVENWDIPLFDILAG, from the coding sequence ATGAAATCCATTTCCGAACGCCGCGCTCAACTTCGCCGACAAATCAGAAAAACACGACAAAATCTGACCGCACTTGAACAAATCCGCGCAGCTCAAACCGTAACACAGAAAGCGCTCAACTTAATCGCACAACGTCATGCCGAACATATCGGCCTTTACCTTTCTTTCGATGGCGAAATTTCCACACGGCCGTTAATCGACGCACTTTGGGCGCAACGGAAAAACGTTTATCTTCCCGTGTTACACCCGTTTTGCAAAGGATATATGCTGTTTCTGCATTACACGCCGGAAACGGAACTGATGCCAAACGGATTAGGAATTCCCGAACCCCGTTTAAATGTAAAAAACATTTTACCGATTAATCGATTGGATATTATTTTCACCCCGTTGGTGGCATTCGATAAGCAAGGGAATCGACTAGGCATGGGAGGCGGATTTTATGACCGCACATTGCAGGATTGGCATGAAAAAAACTTTATTGCGGTGGGATTAGCCCACCAATGCCAGCAAGTAGATGAATTGCCGGTTGAAAACTGGGATATTCCCTTATTTGATATATTAGCGGGATAA
- the zapA gene encoding cell division protein ZapA produces the protein MALKPIELNFLGQVVRLNAPEEQHNDLRDAAKELDKRVSEMKDRMQTVQVERAVHVVALNLCFELLLEKQKTKSTEQILQNQIQQLSHSLENIAARSTNQQPAYEIQ, from the coding sequence ATGGCATTAAAACCGATTGAATTGAACTTTTTAGGTCAGGTTGTGCGTTTAAACGCACCGGAAGAACAACATAACGATTTGCGTGATGCGGCAAAAGAACTGGACAAACGGGTTTCGGAAATGAAAGATCGGATGCAGACCGTGCAAGTAGAACGTGCCGTGCATGTTGTGGCGTTAAACCTGTGTTTCGAATTGCTTTTGGAAAAACAAAAAACCAAATCTACCGAGCAAATCCTGCAAAATCAGATTCAGCAATTAAGTCATTCACTGGAAAATATTGCAGCTCGCTCAACAAATCAGCAACCGGCATATGAAATCCAATAA